A window of Mucilaginibacter paludis DSM 18603 contains these coding sequences:
- a CDS encoding TlpA family protein disulfide reductase — protein sequence MQKTLLIIVLAALCLNFNANSQRRDNIIKPLSIGDTISENIWKAPLNIINELTGKKTITLNDYHNKKLIILDFWATHCVPCIKSLYRLDTLQDLFNQDVLILPVTYESSTKVKPFILKRGWKLPSVVNDSILKAYFPHIVVPHQVWIRDGKVISITSGEEATANHIQGAIDNTDIALHYKRDIAFNPTEPITKYLQETKSSLNTNSILTGYVDGLGGTGVTTNDSMRICYFLNRTLLSIYKEANQINYNRIQLDMVKADDVVNRNYDKRLLYCYQLFMSSNKTEEDFREKITNDLDDYFKLLSRFDKHIVDCYVIRQANTSTNPNLLKASDLSSDNNGLPFSQIIDVLNYTSKWSPLQPIFIAEVAQNIVFNNTNLNEIKAMQNDIESLSTWLKRHNLTIKKEARELTMLVISKNTFRQQ from the coding sequence ATGCAAAAAACGCTACTCATCATAGTACTGGCTGCGCTTTGCCTAAATTTTAACGCTAATTCACAGCGTCGAGACAATATTATAAAGCCTCTTTCCATTGGCGATACTATTTCAGAAAATATCTGGAAAGCACCCCTAAATATCATCAATGAACTCACAGGTAAGAAAACCATCACTCTAAATGATTACCACAATAAAAAATTAATCATCCTTGATTTTTGGGCAACTCACTGTGTCCCATGTATTAAATCATTGTATAGGTTAGATACCCTGCAAGATTTATTCAATCAAGATGTATTGATACTACCCGTTACCTACGAGAGTAGCACGAAAGTTAAACCATTTATTCTCAAACGAGGCTGGAAACTTCCATCAGTGGTAAATGACAGTATTTTAAAAGCATATTTCCCCCATATAGTCGTGCCTCACCAGGTATGGATTAGAGACGGTAAAGTTATATCCATTACTTCCGGCGAAGAAGCTACTGCCAATCATATCCAAGGAGCTATAGACAATACTGATATTGCTTTACACTACAAGAGGGATATTGCATTCAATCCCACTGAACCTATAACCAAATACTTGCAAGAAACTAAGTCCTCGTTAAATACCAATAGTATCCTGACGGGCTATGTAGACGGTTTAGGCGGAACAGGGGTAACAACAAATGATAGTATGAGGATTTGCTACTTCCTTAATCGGACATTACTCTCAATTTATAAAGAAGCCAATCAGATTAATTACAATCGAATACAATTAGACATGGTTAAAGCAGATGATGTTGTGAATAGAAATTACGACAAGCGTTTGTTGTATTGTTACCAGCTGTTTATGTCGTCAAATAAAACAGAAGAGGATTTTAGAGAAAAGATCACAAATGACCTTGACGATTATTTTAAGTTGCTTTCTCGTTTTGACAAGCACATTGTTGACTGTTATGTAATCCGTCAAGCAAATACCTCTACTAATCCCAATTTGCTTAAAGCAAGCGACCTCTCATCTGATAATAATGGCTTGCCATTTTCGCAAATAATAGATGTATTAAACTACACTTCGAAGTGGTCACCGTTACAACCAATATTCATAGCTGAAGTTGCGCAAAATATCGTCTTTAATAACACCAATCTCAACGAAATCAAAGCAATGCAAAACGATATTGAATCGCTAAGTACGTGGTTAAAACGGCACAACCTGACCATTAAAAAAGAGGCAAGGGAACTAACAATGTTGGTTATTTCAAAGAACACGTTCAGGCAACAATAA
- a CDS encoding helix-turn-helix domain-containing protein, which yields MSGNKNKIYRIGAVLADKGIDNKVLAELMGVKPETVSRWCNNEIQPKPENLYKIAQLTKTNLQELHISTTDWPSGPSAAELAQTEYDAKQKSERLKNLKNKNKE from the coding sequence ATGAGCGGAAACAAAAATAAGATTTACAGAATTGGGGCTGTTCTTGCAGATAAAGGAATAGATAACAAGGTCTTAGCCGAATTAATGGGTGTAAAACCAGAAACCGTTTCGAGATGGTGCAATAATGAAATTCAGCCCAAACCTGAGAATTTGTACAAGATAGCTCAGCTAACCAAAACTAATCTACAAGAACTGCACATTTCCACCACTGATTGGCCTTCAGGGCCGTCAGCAGCAGAACTTGCCCAAACGGAATATGATGCGAAGCAAAAGTCTGAACGCTTAAAAAACTTGAAAAATAAGAATAAAGAGTAG